In Streptomyces hawaiiensis, one genomic interval encodes:
- a CDS encoding YeiH family protein has translation MYAAVGAVCPGLVVAAAVALPASWLGALFPTVGGAVSGIVAGAGVGVVLRRILAPRHSERLRPGFTTAGRHVLQASIVLLGAGLPLGDVLRVGAGSLPVMLGTLAVALGGAWLVGRLLGIDPETRLLIGVGTGICGASAIAAVTAVVNAAQARVAYAMGTIFTFNIAAVLLFPPLGHLLGLSQEAFGLWSGTAINDTSSVVAAAYAYGTPAAAYAVVVKLTRSLMIVPICVILQIWQSRRRRAGREAAPGRGVWGAFPLFIVGFLAASAVATLGVVPASWQSAISATSTFMITMSLAGIGLSLNPSQIRDAGPRPMLLGAVLWIGVGGTAIGLQALTGRL, from the coding sequence GTGTACGCGGCGGTCGGTGCCGTGTGTCCCGGATTGGTCGTCGCGGCAGCCGTTGCGTTGCCGGCCTCCTGGCTGGGCGCGCTGTTTCCCACAGTGGGCGGCGCGGTGTCGGGGATCGTGGCGGGCGCCGGAGTCGGCGTTGTGCTGAGACGGATCCTGGCGCCCCGGCATTCCGAGCGGCTGCGGCCCGGATTCACCACGGCGGGAAGGCATGTCCTTCAGGCGTCCATCGTCCTGCTCGGAGCCGGGCTGCCACTGGGCGACGTGCTGCGCGTGGGAGCCGGGTCGCTGCCGGTCATGCTGGGGACCCTGGCAGTGGCGTTGGGAGGCGCCTGGCTCGTCGGCCGTCTGTTGGGCATCGACCCCGAGACACGGCTGTTGATCGGAGTGGGCACAGGAATCTGCGGAGCATCCGCGATCGCCGCGGTCACCGCCGTCGTGAACGCGGCCCAGGCCCGCGTGGCGTACGCGATGGGCACCATCTTCACGTTCAACATCGCCGCCGTCCTGCTGTTTCCGCCACTCGGTCACCTGCTCGGTCTGTCGCAGGAGGCGTTCGGACTCTGGAGCGGCACTGCGATCAATGACACGTCGTCGGTGGTGGCCGCCGCCTACGCCTACGGAACACCGGCCGCGGCGTACGCCGTTGTGGTCAAGCTGACCCGCAGCCTCATGATCGTACCGATCTGCGTGATCCTGCAGATCTGGCAGTCCCGTCGTCGGCGGGCCGGGAGAGAAGCCGCACCCGGCCGCGGCGTATGGGGGGCGTTTCCCCTGTTCATCGTCGGCTTCCTGGCCGCATCTGCGGTCGCCACCCTCGGTGTCGTTCCTGCCTCCTGGCAGTCGGCCATATCGGCGACCAGCACCTTCATGATCACGATGTCCTTGGCCGGAATCGGGCTGTCGCTGAATCCGTCGCAGATTCGCGACGCGGGACCGCGTCCCATGCTGCTCGGCGCGGTCCTCTGGATCGGCGTCGGCGGCACCGCCATCGGTCTCCAGGCGCTCACCGGCCGGCTCTGA
- a CDS encoding LysR family transcriptional regulator, whose protein sequence is MGLPPGTPELRVLDLLVSVAETGSLGRAAGRHRISQPAASMKISALERQLRLVLLERGPTGSRLTPAGAAVVDWARPVLDAARALVSGVAALHADQEGQLRVAASMTIADHRVPGWLITLHDRAPDVRVALRVGNSSQVADMVRRREADLGFVEGPHAPHGLRSRAIGADELVVVVAPSHPWAVRRLPLPLRSLAATPLILREQGSGTRDALGEFLREAGEFASPAAELGSTTAIKSALTTGDAPAVLSRLAVSAELDDGRLINVPLEGLGPLRRTFRAVWLSDTPPAGPATTLLDLVLHA, encoded by the coding sequence ATGGGCCTGCCGCCGGGAACGCCGGAACTGAGGGTGCTGGATCTGCTGGTCTCCGTCGCTGAGACGGGCAGCCTCGGCCGAGCCGCCGGGCGGCACCGGATCAGCCAGCCGGCGGCGAGCATGAAGATCAGCGCGCTGGAGCGTCAACTTAGGCTGGTGCTGCTCGAACGCGGCCCTACCGGCTCCCGGCTGACCCCGGCCGGAGCCGCTGTCGTGGACTGGGCACGCCCCGTGCTCGACGCCGCCCGGGCGTTGGTCAGTGGGGTCGCCGCGCTCCATGCCGACCAAGAGGGCCAGTTGCGGGTCGCCGCGTCGATGACGATCGCCGATCACCGGGTGCCGGGCTGGCTGATCACGCTGCACGACCGGGCCCCCGACGTCAGAGTCGCCTTGCGGGTCGGCAACTCGTCCCAGGTCGCCGACATGGTCCGCCGCCGTGAGGCCGATCTGGGATTCGTCGAGGGCCCGCACGCCCCGCACGGCTTGCGCAGCCGGGCGATCGGCGCCGACGAACTGGTCGTGGTGGTCGCACCGAGCCACCCCTGGGCAGTGCGCCGACTACCTCTGCCGCTGCGGTCGCTGGCCGCCACCCCGTTGATCCTTCGCGAGCAAGGATCGGGCACGCGTGACGCGCTGGGGGAGTTCCTGCGCGAGGCCGGTGAGTTCGCGTCGCCCGCGGCCGAACTCGGCTCCACCACCGCCATCAAGTCGGCCTTGACCACAGGTGACGCGCCCGCCGTTCTGAGCCGTCTCGCGGTGTCCGCCGAGCTCGACGACGGTCGGCTGATCAATGTGCCGCTGGAGGGACTCGGTCCGCTCCGCCGGACGTTCCGTGCTGTGTGGCTGAGTGACACACCTCCGGCGGGTCCGGCGACGACGCTGCTGGACCTCGTCCTGCACGCGTAA
- a CDS encoding GntR family transcriptional regulator, with translation MTGTSTGSRTTGSRVAPVRRIRDVLRTRILAGVYGTRSLPSETDLSAEFRASRNIVRDVLALLRKEGLVDRIPGVGTFVVSGKAVQGLDRLRGLAESFDTGCDRVVNQVLLADSVPATPTVAERLSLDPGTEVIALERVRLLDGLPLSLDASYLPADVGRPLLEMDLARHDVFGLIEGELGLPLGAAVLSIEAIAADRTVADLLRVPDGFPLLFLERLTYTEAGRPIDLEFVRFRGDRTSLAGRLHRTPDQLYPLLNHHPSPERG, from the coding sequence ATGACAGGGACCAGCACTGGCAGCAGAACGACCGGAAGCCGTGTCGCACCCGTGCGGCGCATCCGGGACGTGCTGCGCACCCGCATCCTCGCGGGTGTCTACGGAACCCGGTCGCTGCCCTCCGAGACCGATCTTTCCGCGGAGTTCCGGGCGAGTCGCAACATCGTGCGGGACGTCCTCGCACTGCTGCGCAAGGAGGGTCTGGTCGACCGCATCCCGGGGGTCGGCACCTTCGTGGTCTCGGGCAAGGCCGTACAGGGTCTCGACCGGCTGCGCGGGCTCGCGGAGAGCTTCGACACGGGCTGCGACCGGGTGGTCAACCAGGTCCTGCTCGCGGACTCCGTCCCCGCCACACCCACGGTGGCCGAGCGGCTGTCGCTCGATCCCGGCACCGAAGTGATCGCCCTGGAGCGGGTGCGGCTCCTCGACGGGCTGCCGCTGTCCCTCGACGCCAGCTACCTGCCGGCGGACGTCGGGCGGCCCTTGCTGGAGATGGACCTGGCCCGCCATGACGTTTTCGGACTGATCGAAGGCGAACTGGGCCTGCCGCTGGGTGCCGCGGTGCTGTCCATCGAGGCGATCGCCGCCGACCGGACGGTCGCCGACCTTCTCCGGGTGCCCGACGGATTTCCCCTGCTGTTCCTCGAACGGCTGACGTACACCGAAGCGGGCCGGCCCATCGACCTGGAGTTCGTCCGCTTCCGCGGGGACCGGACGTCGCTGGCGGGCCGGCTCCACCGCACCCCTGACCAGCTGTACCCGCTGCTGAACCACCACCCTTCTCCCGAAAGGGGCTGA